The Corynebacterium camporealensis genome contains a region encoding:
- a CDS encoding alpha/beta fold hydrolase yields MLHYSVSGCPGKPVLVFLHGVSNSNLWWATLTRQLEDDFHVFALDSLGHGQSRRFESTELSDPFGASVAAAAEAVDYIHHITDQSAVLVGHSMGGAIATVLGAKHPELVRGLLLADPAWLSAAQRRAYADGVTAALERTDRWATDPATAIVDNSTLRSEWSKQEQIGWVWGQANVDLNLIATGIVSFSDEWTDLVSQLRVPARIITSDGPDCLVRQSGIDKLVALGNPLLSGRLLPGGTHSIVPEFLPEFLSELKEFVAKAPFSLEA; encoded by the coding sequence ATGTTGCACTACTCAGTAAGCGGGTGCCCGGGTAAGCCTGTGCTCGTCTTCCTCCACGGCGTAAGCAACTCCAATCTGTGGTGGGCAACATTAACCCGCCAGTTGGAAGACGACTTCCATGTTTTTGCCCTTGACTCTCTCGGACACGGACAATCCCGCCGCTTTGAATCCACTGAACTCAGCGATCCCTTCGGCGCCTCTGTTGCTGCAGCAGCCGAGGCCGTGGACTACATCCACCACATCACCGATCAGTCCGCTGTATTGGTAGGTCATTCCATGGGCGGTGCAATCGCCACAGTGCTGGGTGCTAAGCATCCTGAGCTGGTACGCGGACTTCTGCTGGCAGATCCCGCCTGGCTCAGCGCCGCGCAACGTCGGGCTTATGCCGATGGCGTTACCGCTGCATTGGAGCGTACGGATCGCTGGGCTACTGACCCCGCCACCGCAATCGTGGATAACTCCACGCTGCGCTCGGAGTGGAGCAAGCAAGAACAGATTGGCTGGGTCTGGGGACAGGCCAATGTGGATCTCAACTTGATTGCCACGGGCATCGTTAGCTTTTCCGATGAATGGACTGACCTGGTTTCTCAGTTGCGAGTCCCAGCGCGCATCATCACCAGCGACGGGCCAGATTGTTTGGTGCGCCAAAGCGGCATCGACAAGCTTGTTGCGCTAGGCAACCCACTGCTGAGCGGACGTTTATTGCCGGGTGGAACACACTCCATCGTTCCCGAATTTCTCCCTGAATTCCTCTCAGAGCTAAAGGAGTTTGTTGCCAAAGCTCCTTTCAGCCTGGAGGCATAA
- a CDS encoding N-acetylmannosamine-6-phosphate 2-epimerase — MTFDFHATTLEDKRAELIEIIRGQLIVSCQAADGHALRDTHALTKIARACVDGGAPAIRCGGYGGVEDISSIAQECNVPVFGLTKEGDTGVYITPTKESVKAVIAAGAAVVCADATSRPRPDGSTFADLVGVAHAEGSLIMADCATPEDIANAHEAGADLLSTTLAGYTPDREKTTGPDFDCLREGRTLVGEDAFLIGEGRFHTPADVAHGRLAGADAIIAGTAITDPGFITAQFASLLR, encoded by the coding sequence ATGACTTTTGATTTTCACGCCACCACGCTGGAGGACAAGCGTGCGGAGCTCATCGAGATTATTCGTGGCCAGCTCATTGTTTCTTGCCAAGCCGCAGACGGTCATGCACTGCGTGATACTCACGCGCTGACCAAAATTGCTCGTGCCTGCGTCGACGGTGGTGCACCCGCGATTCGCTGTGGTGGCTACGGCGGTGTCGAAGATATCTCTTCTATTGCCCAGGAGTGTAACGTTCCGGTCTTTGGATTGACCAAAGAAGGCGATACCGGTGTCTACATCACGCCCACCAAAGAATCGGTCAAGGCCGTTATCGCAGCAGGAGCTGCTGTCGTGTGCGCTGATGCTACATCGCGCCCGCGTCCGGATGGGTCTACCTTCGCCGATTTGGTAGGAGTCGCCCACGCTGAAGGCTCTCTTATTATGGCCGATTGCGCCACCCCGGAAGATATCGCGAATGCGCATGAAGCTGGTGCAGATCTGCTGTCTACGACCTTGGCCGGATACACCCCTGACCGCGAGAAGACGACGGGCCCTGATTTTGATTGCCTGCGCGAGGGCCGCACGCTCGTCGGGGAGGACGCATTCTTGATCGGCGAAGGCCGATTCCATACCCCTGCTGATGTTGCTCACGGACGCCTGGCAGGTGCCGACGCAATTATTGCCGGAACCGCGATTACTGACCCAGGCTTTATTACTGCCCAGTTTGCGTCGCTGCTGCGTTAG
- a CDS encoding dipeptide/oligopeptide/nickel ABC transporter permease/ATP-binding protein produces the protein MRKNLATKLSDPNTTHRFKGWKQMRLGSKISLVVLVLVALSAIFAPLLAPHDPTFIDIKGQPPSGEYLFGTDNLGRDVLSRLLYGGRYSLAVGILATLTALFFGALFGSLAAVSRKSVSEVIMRIMDVVMSVPGIALVAVAVVVFRDPNRPGFMLGVIIFSIAFVYIPQLTRIVRANVLSEYGEDYVNAVVVSGARAPWILVKHVARNCAAPVLVFATVLVADAIILEASLTFIGAGLQEPVPTWGNILSSAQQGVLRGEWWQALFPGLMIMITVLCLNILSEGITDAMVAAPKGPSFDDHDVDAAREADKLLVDPVRAYAVQRESLEEKLAALREVEEKRQDRFSPAPNTTPLLEVKDLCIKFPRHGDVNVVDHVSFSVAAGETMGLVGESGCGKSITSLAVMGLLDPSADISGEIIYQGQDLLKMRAEERQKLLGNEISMVYQDALSALNPSMLIRTQMKQLTSRGGTRSTEELLELVGLDPKRTLESYPHELSGGQRQRVLIAMALTRDPQLVIADEPTTALDVTVQKQVIELIKELQQKLGFAMVFVSHDLALVAEVAYSITVMYAGQVIEQGSTKELLTDPQHEYTRGLLGAVLSIESGHGKLHQVPGAVPSPADFPDGDRFAPRSSHPSVGLQTRPVMREVPGTMHVYADLPDELHYAARKEAAGELDGPQLSDAEYAAMGKEK, from the coding sequence ATGCGTAAAAATCTTGCTACCAAGCTTTCCGATCCCAACACCACCCATCGCTTTAAGGGGTGGAAGCAGATGCGCCTGGGTTCCAAGATCTCGCTCGTCGTGTTGGTCCTGGTTGCACTCAGCGCCATCTTCGCTCCCCTGCTTGCACCTCACGATCCAACGTTCATCGACATCAAGGGCCAGCCGCCCAGCGGTGAATATCTCTTCGGTACCGACAACCTGGGTCGCGACGTGTTGTCCCGACTGCTCTACGGCGGTCGTTACTCCCTGGCAGTCGGCATTCTTGCCACACTGACTGCACTCTTCTTCGGTGCTCTCTTTGGCTCCCTAGCCGCGGTATCGCGCAAGTCGGTCTCTGAGGTCATCATGCGCATCATGGACGTCGTCATGTCCGTGCCAGGCATCGCCCTGGTTGCGGTTGCAGTCGTCGTCTTCCGCGACCCGAACCGCCCGGGCTTCATGCTCGGCGTGATTATCTTCTCCATTGCCTTCGTCTACATCCCGCAGCTGACTCGTATCGTGCGCGCAAACGTGCTTTCTGAGTACGGCGAGGATTACGTCAACGCAGTGGTCGTCTCCGGTGCTCGTGCACCGTGGATTCTGGTCAAGCACGTTGCTCGCAACTGTGCAGCACCCGTCCTGGTGTTTGCTACCGTGCTGGTCGCCGACGCCATCATCCTCGAGGCATCCCTGACCTTTATTGGCGCAGGTCTGCAAGAGCCGGTTCCTACGTGGGGTAATATCCTGTCTTCCGCACAGCAAGGCGTGCTGCGCGGCGAATGGTGGCAGGCACTGTTCCCTGGCCTGATGATCATGATTACCGTGCTCTGCCTCAACATCTTGTCCGAGGGCATTACCGACGCCATGGTCGCTGCACCGAAGGGCCCCTCCTTCGACGACCACGATGTCGATGCTGCCCGTGAGGCCGACAAGCTGCTGGTTGACCCGGTTCGTGCATACGCCGTACAGCGTGAGTCCCTCGAAGAGAAACTCGCCGCGTTGCGGGAGGTTGAGGAGAAACGACAAGACCGCTTCTCCCCTGCCCCGAATACAACGCCACTGCTCGAGGTCAAAGACCTCTGCATCAAGTTCCCACGCCACGGTGACGTCAACGTCGTAGACCATGTGTCCTTCTCTGTCGCTGCCGGCGAGACCATGGGCCTGGTGGGTGAGTCTGGTTGTGGTAAGTCCATTACCTCGCTTGCTGTGATGGGCCTGCTGGATCCTTCCGCCGACATCAGCGGTGAGATTATCTACCAGGGCCAGGATCTGCTCAAGATGCGCGCTGAAGAGCGCCAGAAGCTGCTGGGCAATGAAATCTCGATGGTCTACCAGGACGCGCTGTCGGCGTTGAACCCATCGATGTTGATTCGCACCCAGATGAAGCAGCTAACCTCCCGCGGCGGTACCCGCAGCACTGAGGAACTGCTTGAGTTGGTCGGTCTGGACCCGAAGCGCACGCTCGAGTCCTACCCACACGAGCTCTCTGGTGGTCAGCGTCAGCGCGTGCTCATCGCTATGGCTCTAACCCGTGACCCACAGCTGGTCATCGCCGACGAGCCGACCACTGCACTGGATGTGACCGTGCAAAAGCAGGTCATCGAACTCATCAAGGAACTCCAGCAGAAGCTGGGCTTTGCGATGGTGTTCGTCTCCCACGACCTGGCACTGGTTGCTGAGGTCGCCTACTCCATCACCGTGATGTACGCCGGTCAGGTCATCGAGCAGGGTTCCACCAAGGAACTGCTCACCGACCCGCAGCACGAATACACCCGCGGTCTGCTGGGTGCAGTTCTCTCCATCGAATCCGGTCACGGCAAACTCCATCAGGTACCAGGTGCTGTGCCGTCGCCCGCGGACTTCCCCGACGGCGACCGCTTCGCACCTCGTTCCTCGCACCCGTCGGTGGGTCTGCAAACCCGCCCTGTGATGCGCGAAGTACCTGGCACCATGCACGTCTACGCAGACCTTCCCGACGAGTTGCACTACGCAGCCCGCAAGGAAGCTGCAGGCGAGCTCGACGGCCCACAGCTCAGCGACGCCGAGTACGCCGCAATGGGAAAGGAAAAGTAA
- a CDS encoding alpha/beta hydrolase fold domain-containing protein produces the protein MFYLHPELHANVTAPKQTTWDVESLRAEGEEIFASAADDSDNSLLSVAEARGITLRIFTPPSATPTTPVMIAPHGGGYVAGKAIYDDARNTELAQRHEVIVVSPDYRLAPEHPFPAGKEDVAAAFEWAAKHYPDAPLLGYGDSAGSGLLYTALVDFLSVPGRSIAGAVFLEPCLDPTLDTSSMYSFAEGPIWTRRAAEHAWRAYCGSTSPEEVYPPASEAVARIHAAANSLPAWYVVVNPVDPLRDEGIDFALNAVDAGVNCQLHMWEGTFHGSLDYPIDSQQERQASIGRFLRNAVADHSAK, from the coding sequence GTGTTTTACCTACACCCCGAATTGCATGCCAATGTCACTGCCCCGAAACAGACGACGTGGGATGTGGAATCCTTACGCGCAGAGGGCGAAGAAATTTTTGCTTCTGCAGCAGATGACAGTGACAACTCGTTGCTGAGCGTTGCTGAAGCACGCGGGATAACGCTGCGCATCTTCACGCCCCCTTCAGCCACCCCGACGACTCCGGTGATGATTGCTCCACACGGCGGCGGTTACGTGGCCGGCAAAGCTATCTACGACGACGCTCGTAATACTGAATTAGCGCAACGACATGAGGTCATCGTGGTCTCGCCCGACTACCGCTTAGCACCGGAACACCCCTTCCCCGCCGGCAAGGAGGACGTGGCCGCCGCCTTTGAATGGGCAGCTAAGCACTATCCGGATGCGCCGTTACTTGGTTACGGCGACTCCGCGGGTTCCGGTTTGTTGTACACCGCACTCGTGGACTTTCTTTCTGTGCCCGGACGGTCGATTGCCGGAGCGGTCTTCCTGGAACCCTGTCTGGATCCCACCCTGGATACGTCGTCCATGTACAGCTTCGCCGAAGGACCTATCTGGACGCGCCGAGCTGCTGAGCATGCCTGGCGCGCGTACTGCGGTAGCACCTCACCGGAGGAGGTGTACCCGCCCGCATCCGAAGCAGTAGCTCGCATCCATGCTGCCGCGAATTCATTGCCAGCGTGGTACGTGGTGGTCAATCCCGTCGATCCGCTGCGTGACGAGGGCATCGATTTCGCCTTGAATGCAGTCGATGCTGGAGTGAATTGCCAATTGCACATGTGGGAAGGCACGTTCCACGGTTCCCTGGATTACCCCATCGATAGCCAGCAAGAGCGACAGGCAAGCATCGGACGCTTCCTGCGCAACGCAGTTGCAGATCACTCTGCGAAGTAG
- a CDS encoding ABC transporter permease, with translation MNNLIRLIGRRIIALPIMVVGVTFLVFVLMSLSPIDPAYSALGDSATPEQLEAYRVENGLYDPWIVQFGSYLAGMLQGDLGTYGQNGASVAEKVFAALPVTLELTFMGLIIAVIFAFPLGVLAALYRDKWVDQLIRVISVICIAMPSFWLAILLVLVFLGKLPVAGALPSPTEDFAGWAARMFLPAVALAVPVIGQLTRVVRTSMVEELDRDYVRTALGAGIPKTTVIARNVLRNALITPVTVLGLRVGYLMGGAVVIEIIFSLPGMGRVLIDGISFNWVTVVQGATLVVAIAFIIVNIIVDLLYILINPRIRAV, from the coding sequence ATGAACAATCTAATCCGACTAATCGGCCGCAGGATTATCGCTCTTCCCATCATGGTCGTGGGTGTGACTTTCCTGGTCTTTGTGCTGATGTCATTGTCCCCCATCGATCCCGCGTATTCAGCTCTGGGTGACTCCGCTACTCCGGAACAGCTAGAAGCCTACCGCGTGGAAAACGGTCTTTATGACCCCTGGATCGTCCAGTTCGGTAGCTATCTGGCTGGCATGCTCCAAGGCGATTTGGGTACCTACGGTCAAAATGGCGCCTCCGTGGCAGAGAAGGTCTTTGCGGCCCTCCCGGTCACGTTGGAATTGACCTTCATGGGCCTGATTATCGCAGTCATCTTCGCTTTCCCACTCGGTGTGCTTGCTGCGTTGTACCGCGACAAGTGGGTCGACCAGCTGATTCGCGTTATCTCCGTTATCTGCATCGCGATGCCTTCTTTCTGGCTCGCTATCCTGCTGGTCCTGGTATTCCTGGGCAAGCTGCCCGTGGCAGGAGCACTGCCTTCCCCGACTGAAGATTTCGCCGGTTGGGCAGCTCGTATGTTCTTGCCTGCAGTTGCCTTGGCTGTTCCAGTTATTGGTCAGCTCACCCGCGTGGTACGTACGTCCATGGTGGAAGAACTCGACCGCGACTACGTCCGCACTGCACTTGGTGCGGGTATTCCAAAGACCACCGTGATTGCCCGCAATGTGTTGCGCAACGCGCTGATTACTCCAGTGACTGTGCTGGGTCTGCGCGTTGGTTACCTCATGGGTGGCGCGGTCGTTATTGAGATCATCTTCTCCCTGCCGGGTATGGGCCGTGTGCTTATCGACGGCATCTCCTTCAACTGGGTCACCGTGGTGCAGGGCGCAACTCTCGTGGTTGCCATCGCCTTCATCATTGTCAACATCATCGTTGATCTGCTCTACATCCTGATCAACCCACGCATTAGGGCGGTCTAG
- a CDS encoding ABC transporter ATP-binding protein, producing the protein MSTPLKASSEPIIELRDVKVHFKSRTGPIFKPNWVKAVNGVNLKLHQGETIGLVGESGCGKSTTANVMCGLQTPTDGQVFFKGEEVTKRTPAHRRKMGRVVSVVFQDPSTALNARMAVREQLIDPLNVHKVGTPQERQERVMELIGLVGLPTSALDALPGQLSGGQRQRVAIARALALKPDVIIADEPTSALDVSVRAQILNLLTELKAKLGLSMVFISHDIQTVRYISDRITVMYKGEVREDGPAAEVFANPKDDYTRKLLGAAPSLLHPNL; encoded by the coding sequence ATGAGCACTCCTTTGAAAGCTAGTTCCGAGCCCATCATTGAGCTCCGGGACGTCAAGGTACACTTCAAGTCCCGTACCGGCCCCATCTTCAAGCCGAATTGGGTCAAGGCAGTCAACGGCGTGAACCTCAAGCTCCACCAAGGCGAGACCATCGGTCTGGTGGGCGAGTCCGGTTGTGGCAAGTCCACCACCGCAAACGTGATGTGTGGTCTGCAGACACCCACCGATGGTCAGGTCTTCTTCAAAGGCGAAGAGGTCACCAAGCGCACCCCGGCTCACCGCCGCAAGATGGGCCGTGTGGTCTCCGTGGTCTTCCAGGACCCCTCGACCGCATTGAATGCCCGCATGGCCGTTCGCGAACAACTAATCGACCCACTCAACGTGCACAAGGTTGGTACTCCGCAGGAGCGTCAAGAACGCGTCATGGAGCTCATCGGCTTAGTCGGTCTTCCTACCTCCGCACTCGATGCCCTGCCGGGCCAGCTTTCTGGTGGCCAGCGCCAGCGCGTCGCTATCGCCCGTGCTCTCGCTCTCAAACCCGATGTCATCATCGCCGATGAGCCAACCTCGGCACTCGATGTCTCTGTGCGCGCGCAGATTCTGAATCTGCTGACCGAGCTCAAAGCGAAGCTGGGGCTGTCGATGGTCTTTATCTCCCACGACATCCAAACGGTGCGCTACATCTCCGACCGCATCACCGTGATGTACAAGGGCGAAGTCCGCGAAGATGGTCCAGCTGCTGAAGTCTTTGCCAACCCAAAGGACGACTACACCCGCAAGCTGTTGGGTGCTGCTCCATCCCTGTTGCACCCAAATCTTTAA
- a CDS encoding ROK family protein yields MPATLSFDIGGTKIAYGWVDDAVPTEVFGEGRLPSQPPGSTVAEQLHVALELALADADTAPTRIAIGAPGIVLAPQGDIVSAGPTVPGWAGTDLRAIVAKHSDAPVACHNDVRMWAWGEHHLGAGQQLSGRVLYLALGTGVGGAIVDDGEIIGGPTGSAGEFSELVTADFRGYADRAENIAAGPSLARYYAVLSREPDSHQIPWTSPAACPVDLPEVIHRYRDGDELARNIIDGNLYGLGRTLGGLVSAFDISGIVLGGGVCGIGTLITDPLRRGIKDAALAPNRDIPVLDSALSGNAQLIAGASYAREHAL; encoded by the coding sequence ATGCCTGCCACTCTTTCTTTCGATATAGGCGGAACCAAAATCGCTTATGGATGGGTGGATGATGCAGTACCCACTGAAGTCTTTGGCGAGGGGCGACTTCCCTCCCAACCGCCAGGTTCTACCGTCGCAGAACAACTGCATGTGGCATTAGAGCTTGCTCTTGCTGATGCTGATACTGCTCCAACTCGCATCGCTATTGGCGCACCGGGGATCGTCCTTGCGCCCCAAGGCGACATTGTGTCCGCTGGCCCCACGGTGCCTGGCTGGGCAGGAACGGACTTGCGTGCCATCGTCGCCAAGCACAGTGATGCCCCAGTGGCCTGCCACAACGATGTGCGCATGTGGGCCTGGGGCGAGCATCATCTTGGTGCCGGGCAGCAACTTTCTGGGCGCGTGCTGTATCTCGCATTAGGCACTGGCGTAGGCGGCGCAATTGTCGACGACGGAGAAATCATCGGTGGTCCCACTGGAAGTGCTGGCGAGTTTTCAGAACTGGTCACTGCAGACTTTCGCGGATACGCCGATCGTGCCGAAAACATCGCCGCAGGCCCATCGCTTGCCCGCTATTACGCCGTGTTGAGCAGAGAACCTGATTCCCACCAGATCCCGTGGACCTCGCCGGCCGCCTGTCCTGTCGATCTTCCGGAAGTCATTCACCGCTATCGCGATGGCGATGAACTCGCCCGCAACATCATCGACGGAAACCTCTACGGCTTAGGGCGTACGTTAGGTGGCCTCGTCAGCGCTTTTGATATTTCCGGGATCGTGCTGGGCGGCGGTGTCTGCGGTATTGGAACACTCATTACTGATCCCCTGCGCCGCGGCATTAAGGATGCCGCTCTTGCCCCTAATCGCGATATCCCTGTGTTGGACAGCGCACTGAGCGGTAACGCCCAGCTCATTGCTGGCGCGTCCTATGCACGTGAACACGCCCTTTAA
- a CDS encoding ABC transporter substrate-binding protein produces the protein MKNAKRGLTAVVAAMALTLTACSGGSDSGDAASGGEGGGKGELHLGVAYETTNYHPSETSSALALGTNWHVMEGLYEFNMNDYSTYPALAAGEPTEVSDTELEIALRDGAKFSDGTDVTVDDVVSSFDRAMEDGNLYATMLDFIDSVEAKDDNTITIKLDQPFSLVENRLAVVKIVPESASDEDLTHQPIGTGPYAYESITDSQITAIPNEHYNGEYPAGASKLVWDVIKDDTARNTAASADEIDVMEAVPAESVDMLAAANMTVDEVDGFNLPFLLFNTQKEPFNDPKVRQAFFYAIDTEKLISNNMDGKAKPAKSFLPESHPNFHEASTVYNYDPEKAKELLDEAGVDDLSITLVNTDHPWIESLAPQIQNDLKEVGIDTALQSEASASLYSNHLDVDDPTFDVALAPGDPSVFGNDPALLINWWYGDNVWTQKRSFWQESDPEAYQELNDIVQEATTLEGDEQQQKWNEALDLLSEEVPIYPLFHRTMITAYNADKVSDFKSIGTTGLWAVPAQVSE, from the coding sequence ATGAAGAACGCAAAGCGCGGGTTGACCGCCGTCGTTGCTGCGATGGCTTTGACCCTCACCGCCTGCTCCGGTGGTTCTGATTCCGGCGACGCCGCTTCCGGTGGCGAAGGCGGCGGCAAAGGCGAACTGCACCTGGGCGTGGCGTACGAAACCACTAACTACCACCCGTCTGAGACTTCTTCTGCTCTCGCACTGGGCACCAACTGGCATGTGATGGAAGGTCTGTACGAGTTCAACATGAACGACTACTCCACCTACCCGGCACTTGCTGCTGGTGAACCAACAGAGGTCTCCGACACCGAACTCGAAATCGCCCTGCGCGACGGTGCGAAGTTCTCCGATGGCACTGATGTCACCGTGGACGACGTGGTTTCTTCCTTCGACCGCGCTATGGAAGACGGCAACCTGTATGCCACCATGCTGGACTTTATCGACTCGGTGGAAGCTAAGGATGACAACACCATCACTATCAAGCTGGACCAGCCTTTCTCCTTGGTGGAAAACCGCTTGGCCGTGGTCAAGATTGTTCCGGAATCCGCAAGTGATGAGGACCTTACCCACCAGCCGATCGGCACTGGCCCTTACGCTTATGAGTCCATCACTGACTCCCAGATCACCGCGATTCCTAACGAGCACTACAACGGTGAGTACCCAGCTGGTGCTTCCAAGCTGGTCTGGGACGTCATCAAGGATGACACCGCACGTAACACCGCCGCTAGCGCCGACGAGATTGACGTGATGGAGGCTGTTCCGGCTGAGTCCGTTGACATGCTGGCTGCCGCCAACATGACCGTCGATGAAGTCGATGGCTTCAACCTGCCGTTCCTGCTGTTTAACACTCAGAAGGAACCGTTCAACGACCCGAAGGTTCGCCAGGCATTCTTCTACGCCATCGATACCGAGAAGTTGATTTCCAACAACATGGACGGCAAGGCCAAGCCTGCTAAGTCCTTCCTGCCGGAGTCGCACCCGAACTTCCACGAGGCGTCCACGGTCTACAACTACGACCCGGAGAAGGCTAAAGAACTGCTGGACGAAGCTGGCGTCGATGACCTGTCCATCACTCTGGTCAACACCGACCACCCGTGGATTGAGAGCCTGGCTCCGCAGATTCAAAACGATCTGAAGGAAGTTGGCATCGACACTGCTTTGCAGTCTGAGGCTTCGGCTTCGTTGTACTCCAACCATCTGGATGTAGACGACCCAACCTTCGACGTTGCTCTGGCACCGGGCGATCCTTCCGTCTTCGGTAACGACCCGGCCCTGCTAATCAACTGGTGGTACGGCGACAACGTCTGGACTCAAAAGCGCAGCTTCTGGCAGGAGTCTGACCCGGAGGCTTACCAAGAGCTCAACGACATCGTTCAGGAAGCAACCACCCTGGAAGGTGACGAGCAGCAGCAGAAGTGGAACGAAGCTCTAGACCTGCTGTCTGAAGAGGTCCCGATCTACCCGCTGTTCCACCGCACCATGATTACCGCTTACAACGCCGATAAGGTCTCCGACTTCAAGTCCATCGGAACCACCGGCCTGTGGGCTGTCCCGGCGCAAGTCAGCGAATAA
- a CDS encoding dihydrodipicolinate synthase family protein: MSIPTQGVVPPVVIARHPDGTLDSESYAKNLQRLIDAGVHGLFILGSSGEGAFATNTEREQIISETMDVVDGRLPVLVGCIDTQTARVIEQVKVAERYGADGVVVTAPFYALGGMAQVENHFRAIHEASELPVFAYDIPVCVHTKLPVEMLVRLGSEGVLAGVKDSSGDDVSFRNLVLANRAAGHPLALFTGHEVVVDGAYLAGADGCVPGLGNVDPHAYVRQWAAFQAGDWDTVREEQDRLADLMLVARLATSVAGFGCGVGGFKTALQLLGVFESNTMPAPVTALNAQETEAVRQVLKANELL; this comes from the coding sequence ATGTCTATCCCTACCCAGGGAGTTGTCCCACCCGTCGTCATTGCCCGTCACCCTGACGGCACTCTGGATTCAGAGTCATACGCCAAGAACCTGCAGCGGCTTATCGATGCCGGCGTGCACGGCCTTTTCATCCTCGGTTCCTCCGGCGAAGGTGCATTTGCCACCAATACCGAGCGCGAACAGATCATCTCCGAGACCATGGACGTCGTCGATGGTCGTCTACCCGTGCTGGTTGGTTGCATCGATACCCAGACGGCTCGCGTGATTGAGCAGGTCAAGGTTGCAGAACGCTACGGCGCTGATGGCGTCGTGGTTACCGCTCCCTTCTACGCATTAGGTGGAATGGCACAGGTCGAAAACCACTTCCGTGCCATCCACGAAGCCAGTGAACTACCCGTCTTCGCCTACGACATTCCCGTCTGCGTGCACACCAAGTTGCCAGTAGAGATGCTGGTGCGCTTGGGTAGCGAAGGCGTTCTCGCTGGTGTGAAGGACTCCTCGGGCGACGATGTGTCCTTCCGCAACCTCGTGCTGGCTAATCGCGCAGCCGGTCATCCGCTAGCGCTATTTACCGGCCATGAAGTTGTTGTCGATGGCGCCTACCTGGCAGGTGCCGATGGCTGCGTGCCAGGTCTCGGCAACGTCGACCCGCACGCTTACGTACGCCAATGGGCTGCCTTCCAGGCTGGCGACTGGGATACCGTCCGCGAGGAACAAGACCGACTGGCCGACCTCATGTTGGTCGCACGCCTGGCAACATCTGTCGCCGGCTTCGGTTGCGGCGTAGGCGGCTTCAAGACTGCCCTGCAGCTGCTCGGTGTCTTTGAGTCCAATACGATGCCAGCCCCAGTTACTGCGCTTAATGCACAAGAAACTGAGGCTGTACGACAGGTTCTTAAAGCCAATGAACTGCTCTAA
- a CDS encoding FadR/GntR family transcriptional regulator, with product MPQTSSAATQAQEGIIEYIRSNHLSAGDILPSEAVLCDELGFSRTSIREAMRTLSSLDIVEVRHGHGTYVSKMSLSPLVRGMVLRIMLSSADSLPMLEHVVDVRSTIDYSVAEELAQQWNEADTQELEGIVGEMRAAGRAGRPFLEEDRRFHQALLENVSNPLLREFSDAFWEIHMEVVPQLKVAMPGDIEATIDTHADIVEALGRGDVEEYRRLVDQHYEPLRRAIKANEA from the coding sequence ATGCCGCAGACCAGTAGCGCTGCTACTCAGGCACAAGAAGGGATTATCGAATATATCCGCAGCAACCACCTCAGTGCAGGCGATATCCTGCCGAGCGAGGCTGTTTTGTGTGACGAGCTCGGGTTCTCTCGTACCTCTATTCGCGAGGCAATGCGCACTTTGAGCTCGCTTGACATCGTGGAAGTCCGCCATGGCCACGGCACTTATGTCTCGAAGATGTCGCTGTCGCCGTTGGTGCGCGGCATGGTATTGCGCATCATGCTGAGCTCCGCTGATTCACTGCCCATGCTGGAGCATGTCGTCGATGTGCGTAGCACGATTGATTACAGCGTGGCCGAAGAATTAGCGCAGCAGTGGAACGAAGCAGATACGCAAGAACTCGAAGGCATCGTTGGTGAAATGCGCGCGGCCGGCCGTGCGGGCAGGCCCTTCTTAGAAGAAGATCGGCGCTTCCACCAGGCGTTGTTGGAGAATGTCTCCAATCCGCTGCTGCGGGAGTTCTCTGATGCGTTCTGGGAGATCCACATGGAGGTCGTCCCGCAGCTCAAAGTGGCGATGCCCGGCGATATCGAAGCCACCATCGATACCCACGCTGACATCGTCGAAGCATTGGGACGCGGCGACGTCGAAGAGTACCGCCGCCTTGTCGATCAGCACTACGAGCCGCTGCGCCGAGCTATCAAAGCCAACGAAGCCTAA